GAGTTATTGCCACCTCGCGTCTGTTATAAGGCAGAAAGAATGTATGACACTTGGTTGGCTGGAGGCATACCTGGGGCTCGTTACAACCGCTCAAAATCCGGATGGAACTGACGAGGATACTTTTTTGGACGGGTTTAAAATCATTTTGTCTTGGGCAAAGTCTGAAGGCGACAAAGTTGTCATTGATGACAACCTTTCAACGCACTTCTCTGAAGACGTACTGAAACTTtgcgagtaaaaaaaaatcaaatttgtttGACTTCCCTCAAAACGCAACACACTTGCGGCAACCCCTCgacgtaggtttttttttttaggtcgtTGAAGGCAACTTGGAGGCAGATTCTCCTAGAATGGAATGTGTGGCACATTAAATAGATTGGGTTACCTACAGTAagaatactgtgaaatcatgtgaacggttgaTTATGTCAGGATCTTTAATTGATAGTTCATAAGcaactatgaaaatttttttccagtatttttaaTACAGCTGTAAGTAATAACTTAACCGTATACAATGTTTCTAAGTATTTTTAAGGAAGCTAACCTAAGTGACCATTCTCAAAATTTGACAAGAGTTCTTcaaaacataaacacacagacCCACACGGGAAAGCAAAAAAATGGTGACGGTCGCATCAATGCAGTTATAgaaatgtaagctataaactatgATTTCTTAGACACAAGTAGGAATATAAAgacactgttttcagggtaaatacaggagAATTTTAGACAAAACTTGCAAAACTAGCATTAATTAAGTCTAATTAGGGTGGAAAACACTCTTGGAACTAGCCGTAACTTACTGACATTAAacttttttagtaataaaaaaaaataccaacattaaaAATCCCTGTCTTTTTTGAAAACGTACTGACATTTATCATCCCTGTCTTTTTGAAAACAATCTTAGCTACACCATATTTCTAATGATCTCTGGAAAACCACATGATCAAATAGAAGTTGGTACAAGTAAACAGTGGGTGGAAACCACAATAAGGCCATGGAAAAGTCTCTGCTACGCTAAAGCACAATGGCTACGGCTGAGTCAATGCAAAGGGTACCTAATGTAATCTATAAATggtaaattcacagaaaacagtAGGAATATTGAAACACTTGTTTTCAGTGTAAATAGAGGAACATATGTAAATGTTAATTAACTGACACATTTggaatttctgttttttttttttatatgaaaaagcCAGGaccggtaaatctgtattgtacggattagcgccaaaaaaaattgtacaaatatgaaataactttcattatatgctcttttacgtcctcttttcaaaaccgcctgcggagattaaaaattccaattacttttggagatatcgccgttcttattttgcaatacaagccctatgtaatcattcaacagaccccattttatattttgccgtgtgtgcgtgaatgcctaaataacagaaattttcaattaagtaaggttagttacatgataaatacttcaaaataaacggaaattaaaaataatatcaattaattttacttgtatagttttaagtatttataatgtaactgacctgacctaacaaaacgggacaaaggaagattaggtcaggtcagctacagtataaatactttgaaactgaacggacattaaaaataataaaaattaattttaatggttgtttagttttaaagtatttataatgtagctgacctgacctaacaaaccgggaaaaaggatgaacagtaggaactcacgtaattttcattttacgtgatgtagtcattcaactacgtcgcgaaaaaaaaaaaaatcatacttgtaaacaagcaacaatggtgaacgcgggaagcctacgattcactcatctttctggacatacccgaatactcacgttggcaagccttctttcaacagacgagaggcaaacgcccgatcgtgcatcttcggttttttttttgtttattgtaaataaatatgcaactcatgaaaactaatggtcaattaggttatgttagctacattataaatacttcaaaacaatgtggatggttgatttggttaggacagctacattaaaaatactgtgaaatcatgtaaacggtttcctagcgctggatagctacatattaaaaagttatttgctaagcaaccataaaatgattttacagtttttttaatgtagctatacttacctaatataaccaaccatccacagtgttttaaagtatttttaattacttcttgctaattttaagaaaagaaggcttgccaacgtgagtattcgggtatgtccagaaggatgtgtgaatcgtaggcttcccgctcaacgccgcatcagtgcacatcatgaaaattaaaaaattccatatctcctaaagtatttggaatttctgatctccgccgggtttaatgaaaagaggaagttaaagagcacagaataaaggtattttcggatttaaaaattttttttttttaaaaaaaatcaccaaaaaatgaatattaaaaaatttgatatctccaaacgtaattggaattttttatctccgcaggcggttctgaaaagaggacgtaagatagcatataatgaaagttatttcatatttgtacgattttttttggcgctaatccgtacaatacagatttaccccaGGACCCTTACAATTAACCATTTAAATAATAGAAATGTCACAATGCCGTTTTACGCAGTGATTAGGAAAAAGTTAAggatataaaaaattgaattttctaATTCTTGTTTATCTTTGTTTCGATACGCCCCTGTCGCCTGTCCTCAATATGTACCCAAAGTATTCAGATTCAGAATTGTCTACAGACAGCTAGTGCTAAACAGCAAACAGGAGTAAAGTGGTGGGTACCTTGGAGCTCTGGTACTTCCTGGAGAGgctgctgttgctgttgctgttgttgctgttgctgctgctgctgttggttCAGCTTCCATGGCCCCGACTGTACTTTCCGTCTGACCATCTCCCCTGCCTCGTTTTCCTCCATGACGTGttcttcttcatcgtcttcaccATTCTGATCTGGGAGCTCACTTATCTGCAGATTTCCGATCTTCAGACCCGTATAATCTTTCTTCTCTTCCTCGAATTCCTTCCACTCGTCGTCTTCCTATTGCAATAAAGATCAGCTGTTACGTCTACCATATGCACGGTTCTAACCGCACATATCAGAATGGTCCACAACAAACAAAATCTGTCATttaaatacaagtttttttttatcctgcgAAGTAACACATATTCGCTTAGCTATCATGCAAACgcttatttaaacaaaataaactttaccGCAATGATAACCACAAATATGGCCGTTGCGAAGTTTATTGAACGTTCGTAAAATGACAGTGACAAGACACCACCTTAGATTTAAGCTTACCTGAATTCGATTCCCCTGGTCATCTTCGCCTGTCCCTACAACAGGGGTAGAAAGCGTTGATTTATCTTTTTTATTCGATTTTTCTGCCTTTTTCCCCGTTTCTTCTAGCTTCTTGGCGATCTCGTCGGTCGTAGTGAACTTTTTACGATTAGCTTTCTTTCGGTCTTTCTTCGCAAAGAAATCGTCTAAATCGGCCATAATGTCGTTAAGAATATTCAAGGTACGTTATTAGATCACGAAATTAAGcttaaactgaaataaaacgaTATTTCTAGCATAAAACTCCACATGTGTGTTACTTCTAGGCAGCCGGAAAGGAAGTCATAGATCAAGCCAGTGAATAATAACTTGTAAAGAATTTATTACAGTATAAACTGTTAACAAGATTATACAGGAAATTACTTTAGTGAATTATTagatacaaattttgaaaatcagttaattttgtattgtaattaatttttacgtgtaAGAGTTTTGACATAAATATGTGTCTATACAACTTTTAGATTACCAGCTAGATGGCGTTGGCAAACACAACGCGCTCTATCTTGTTATGACCGAACTACGTTCGTCAGCTGTTAAATGTTGGAAATGGCGTTTTTATCGGGCAGCGATTATAAAAAGAAGTGTTTTGCTCCGGTCAGTCAAAGACATTCGTTTCAGTAGTGGGTCTACTGCTTAGCAGTTCGCAGGTCGACGACTTTATGCCGACGTGTGAGCGTTTTCAGCGAAGACAGCATTATGAAGTTGTCTCAGAAGGCATTAGGCAACATCCACAAGATGCTGGACTTTTATTCACAGTTCAACCCGTCTCCGTTATCTATTAAGCAATTCATCGATTTTGGTGAGTGAAtcgtttttaatatatttatatgatgcTTTTTATTGATAAATACATAAATCTTAATTGTAGGAAAGATTCGATTGTTTTTTACTTGTGGGTTGTCCCCGACTTGCTATTTGGTTGCGCAGTAGCGCTTTGCAGTTCGTGATACGTTCttataataatgtaaatacaACAAGAACGTTTAGGATGCAAGTATCGTAGTTTTTTAATTTCTGCATTTAAGACTGCTTCCTAATCTGGAGTCTTCAGTTTTGCAAATATGAAACTAATTTTTGCCCCAAATAAAGTACATAATAATAGGAATCTGCACTTGTTTTGCTATGTTCCTATGTAGCGACCTATCCCTCTTTGTCATAAAaagtaatagtagtagtagttttattgtccaagtagactacaaaaatatacaattatattgtacatgtaatATAGGCCttgtcaagaatattaaacattatgaatacacatttaagtacaatacacataaacaaaaataatagtaaaaaacaaataatgtacatgatataataataataataataataataatacatttttagcatagttttgcttccataaaatcattaatagaataaaaactgaattccaacagcaaatctttcagtttttttttaatgcacagagttggttttctgatttaaaatgtggtggaagattgttataaaaatatatatcagagtatctcggactattgcaaaacattttgtacgatgttgtaatatatgaatattattttttgttctagtcgaataattatgtaaattgaaattctgcagtccATTCAactgtgaatgagcaaatataagtaattcataaatgtataacgatggtaatgttaagacacctaagcttttggaaagttgtctgcatgaggtaatatgtaaatgacatgttccacagccttatggtttctatcaaaagaaggctcaatggaataaaaataaataaaaataaatacgataatttacatgcattattatacgtacaaatctgttctatatttgaaaaattttagatgagtccgtAGAATTACtccaaaatattattccatatcataagtgaggttcaacataaccaaagtagctaaataatttttaaagcatttagattagtcagttttgaaaatgttctcatagcaaataatattgagctatttttttttgttaaatgagcaatatgagatttccaattaaGGTTCTTGTCAATATATATAGGCTACCtgtatttttgttgaattttattGAGATATATTATCACCATTAATTGATACAGTTGGGTattgcaaattgtataagttattaagtttaaaatgcagccacgttgtttttgtgttattaagaattaattcattagccgTAAACCAATatatgatgtccctagttaaaactttgatatttgcaattaaacttaaagggttgtcgtcagcatataatacaattttcccaCTCTTAACGTAGGACTTCAGGCTGCCTTTTAAACACCTTGCGTGTCTTCCCCTCGAGTGATTGGTCCATCGCTACCTTGGACACGCCCCCTAGAAGATCTCGAGCTAATAGGGAACAGTTAACGCTCTTCTCTGCAGACAATGCACAGGTTACTCACGTGTATGCAGCATTGGAGTCTAGGCTGGTGGTCGAATACGCCGTGCTGTGATAGGTCGGTACCTAGGCCCGTCAGCGTTGCTGGTCCTAGACTTCACTGGACCCTGGGCCTTTTTACTCTtatggatagagacctgtaaaattcgcggattcatttcgcgataggatagagtccaaatactttggacattattttgcttcagtgattgggtcacagtttatctgaaggactctgggccaatgaaaaatctttaacagaagaattagcgaatcacgatcattccagtcaacaggtgttacgagtcggtaaccaatcagcagatgtaatttgcacgagtgcatagaggatcatggagtctatcctttagggatttgaaatcgcgaattttacaggtctctacttatggagGCTCTcctcaggaaaatttttaaaaattaactctttcaaacaaaatttcaagccaacctggaacttaagtTTCAACGATGTttacttaatttatcttaatCAATGTTGATTTTCTTTCCTGATAAAATATATTCGGGTcagtttaatttataatgaaaatcaataaatatgcgtgatgtttattctaattaattaattttgtattaaataatgtaatgtattaatttataattgaaataaattacaaacggtaacataacctcatgtaggtatatacacttgaaaaagtttacaaacaaaatttctatcactaacattcaaaataaataaacgtttCTTAATAATATTTTGGCCTGAACTAAACatcaatcacttaagtataaGAATTAAAAGCACATATCTATAGcctattttatttgtatgtacataatttttatttgtatgtgttttttttttctttaacctgTGAACatgtcgttgcatggtgcgcgcgcatcgtatatAGAagttcactctcatcatttttcacAACGCGCCTAGAGAAGTACACCTTCAAAAAAGGTATGTAAGCTGTGTGTGGAGAAAGGGCGGATCTAGAATGATGCTCAGGGAGGGgccaattaaatttttcaaataaattttagtatatttataatTGTTATACAGAACAGAAAGTTTAGAATGGTCTTAATTACCTTGCGGCTCTATTTAACAGTGGGTTGGatgttgaataataattttgttgttattatttgGTCGTGTGTATTAGATTTCTGGTTCAAAAACGTCCTATTAtgtatagcactgcagtaaaataatactttagtaattCTGTAAAACTATGATTAGGCAATTCAGAAATTATTCAGGGTTCAGAGGGGGGCCATGCCGctatggacccccccccccctcttgatCCGCCGATGGTGTGGAGTGGTGGAGCGTCACCCCGTGTGCTCCGCCAGctgctccgtgctccgtgctcccCGCGTCACGAGGAGTTGCGCAGCCCGCCGTGGGAGCGCTGGTGACCCAGATACGGCGAGGCCCCGCCCCCCTCGTGCCAGGCCCCGCCCAGTGGCGGacacaccaattttttttctggggggcatttgaaaaaaaaaatcggttgtctgtaaagtcggtttacggacgatagtttaacgtgacaacgtcataacaaaacattgatgaaatgattgcatacttctatgaataaaattgaatcatttttattttaataataaaagaataaatacttgaaattataccagttatcagatttttaaaatgcaagaataattaaccttaattgtcgaaattgttgtaataagcaatgaaaaccacattaacttttcactttactttataaacagtcgagtggaagagagatagatgcggggcaagcgtacaatgaacgtaacgggacacagtgtaacggaacaatgtgcctaatgggacactttttcggcgttcatcgatttattagacgtcacgtcaaaaaaaaaggaattacatTGTTGACACTGGCTTATGGACCTACAGAAGTAGCCGCAGGGCACACGGCTGGCTCCTCAAACAGTTGAAACTGCGAGTGTTGCAACAGTTTGCTTTACCATCCCAACCTCgcgaaaaaggagggggggggggtatcttCCCTCAATAAAcactcccctccctccctccctcttctGTAAATACTGGCCACGCAATCTCGCAATATTGCCACAGCTTGCGGTACGGTCACCGTGTTTGCAATTCTTTAGCAAAGGAGATGACTTGGACGCTTGTCGAGGTAAACATGCTTGGACTGCAGTAGCAGTGGTTGCTCCCGTGATGTATTGCCAGAATTCGCGTTATTGTGCCTTGACAGCGTGGAGCGCAAAGGTTTCCAAGTCCAAACGACCTCCCGACATCCGATCACAACTTAATCCGACACGCCTTGAAGGATTAGAAGCCAAACAACTGATAAACAGCTGGACCAATCACGAGCGACCGTAGCAGAAGGGGAAATGAGACTTGGTTCTTCACATGCTTGTGGACTGTGGAGTGTAGCTTTGTACGTCTCTAGTAACTCGGCGGCTCCATACTAACGAGTTAGTAATAATCAAACTGTAATATGGTATAAAAGCTTGTCATGCCGaatatttatacaaataattcaaaatattattatggcagaaaaaaaattaaaaaatctgaaaCGATGGGGAAGAGATACAGACGGAAATACGCCATTTTGTATTCGACCATTTTTATATCATAACAATGCTTTATCGTTTATTATTGAGAGTTTAATCTCCTGCAAATGTCCCCACAAACTACAAATGTAGCTTACAGTCAGGAAAACCACGGGACTTGCTGTTTATACCAATTAGTTTTGAATGGTCGTGTGTAATTATGTTTTCAACCGGAAGTTGGCTTTGTTGTCGGTTGGCTAACTTTAGATTTAACGGGAGGTCGTAAAACCGGCTCTAAAACAAGTTTTCTGTGTTAAGCACTAAAGATAAAACTATGACTTAGTGTGGGTTTGACTTCtgtgcgataaaaaaaaaactctctttgTGACAAGTTCttcgaaggggaaaaaaaaatcatttttgattCTCAGAATGTTGTGTGAAGTAATGCAGAATTTCTATTCATTGGAAAATCCCGATAATTATTTGTACCGAGTGTTTCTTAATGGTTGTGCGTAATTATGTTGTTAGTTAAAATGTGGAATGTGTGAAAAAAAGCGCGCCATTGTTGCGctgcaagaaagaaaaaaaaagagggcaATTTTTTGTTGTGGACAGCCCCCAATTACAACGAAGGCACTCGTTGGTGCGGGCATACTTTATTGCAGTCTGACGAGGGCTTGTCCCTGTTACCGGGCTGCGGGATGTGGTCAATAGGAGgctgccctgaagatggcgaccgcAATCTTACTGTCTCCAAGACTGACAAACAACGGCAAGCCATTAGTTAAttctaaatattacaaaattaaaagaaGACACTGATCTAGTTTGAAATTTACagtaaaatcaatattaatataaacacgtgtaaaaaggaatgatttaatttataaaaaataattgatatgaataagaattaaaatcaataaatatgctaaattcTGActctaaattattaattttaattatttattaaataacaatgtaTTAATTCATAGTTAATGTAAAACAATTATACATACGGGCATATAgcatcacttatataaatacaacgCGCCCTCGACGCGGCGGGAGTCCCCCGGCCGAGCAACTCCAGTCGGTGACCGCGACAGCTCGCGATCTCTTGTTATCACGCAGCGGCGCGTGGGCTGGCGGAGTTAGCGCCTGTGTCGTCAGCGGGCGTGGGGGCGGGAGGCGACGTGTTTGCCGATGCGTGCGGCACGCGCCGTCGTCCCGGGGAGATGCCCCCCATGTCCCCCTGTCGCCAGCCAGAGCTCCGCCGATCCCGGCCCTGGACCACCCTTCTTGTCCTGCGCTGaactttctatttatttatttcacatcacaaaatatacaattacattttacttataagttattaattacagcatatgaaactactgaaagtataattaaaagtgaaacagaacatataacacataattaGTATGCAATAAAGACGAACCTACCAGTTTCGTGCACTATTTCCCCTgagtccatgcaggttttacctgggcacaACTCAACTAGTTATAGTCCAGATCAGTGGTGCCCaacctttttcagctggcgacccacctttccttatcggaatacctccacggtccatcggtcaatggtggagtaaaaaaccttatttgtatcgtatcccttccttatgtacgtacttatatattttaccatcaaatattgaaaaaaaatgtcaattatatacctatatatatacttttttgaagatacagattgattattgataaacaattggtgttctgatttgaaaatggttgacaaattATAAGCACTTTGTAGTAAAACAGTTAttaattaactatatatatatatatatatatatatatatatgcacacaatTCGAtatgtttcgatttttcttatattttctgaAGGTTTGGTAGATGGTTTCtgtagttttaggatcgagtcgcgacccaccgtttgggaaccgccgGTCTAGATAGTTC
Above is a genomic segment from Bacillus rossius redtenbacheri isolate Brsri chromosome 7, Brsri_v3, whole genome shotgun sequence containing:
- the LOC134534326 gene encoding protein CDV3 homolog, with translation MADLDDFFAKKDRKKANRKKFTTTDEIAKKLEETGKKAEKSNKKDKSTLSTPVVGTGEDDQGNRIQEDDEWKEFEEEKKDYTGLKIGNLQISELPDQNGEDDEEEHVMEENEAGEMVRRKVQSGPWKLNQQQQQQQQQQQQQQQPLQEVPELQVVQEPQQAQSQGPSRYMPPHLRSSAREQTRTSGGLRSKKTAPDISDEKFFPSLFASNTGEPGRRKRDEGSFEEVRNSKAYSGRYSDAANKVSGAGGPKLSLGNKYGALSQDHDQS